One genomic window of Trichlorobacter lovleyi includes the following:
- a CDS encoding beta-ketoacyl synthase N-terminal-like domain-containing protein, translated as MQDYSSTVAIVGIGALFPDAPDLIRYWELIRSGNSAVREVPPGRWQVAPEELFDPEVGKQDHLYTTRGCFLDQTPQLPELDGLDPLFHVLVSAGRKAFSDSRTADLDLSRVGVIIGNLALPSETSSLLARNWLGRSFEEQVVGQASDPIPTSPLNRYLAGLPAGVLAQQLGLGGVTNTLDAACASSLYAIKLAMDELLSGRADAMLTGGLSRPDPLYTQMGFSQLRALSKRGICSPFDAAGDGLLTGEGAGIFLLKRTSDAVASGDRIYGVIRAVGLSNDVGGSLLAPMSEGQLRAMRAAYQRAGWQPQDVDLIECHATGTPVGDAVEVASLKELWQGSDSRQNCVIGSVKSNIGHLLTAAGAAALTKVLLAMQHATLPPTANFSVPQPGMQLEQSPFKVLTRAEPWQRRGETIPRRAAVSAFGFGGINAHLLVEEWLPRTEQPTSSAINLPPSEPIAIVGLDASFGPWQGLQAVQQRVLGGSSNAVAPTTPDKRWWGVEQRAWFKQQGLDRTPFTGWFMDQVRVGNNRFRIPPKEMEEMQPQQLLMLQTAANALQDAGLDKQDNPATGVMIGIAFDLNSTGFSLRWPMQQQARIWADRLGRQLTENELADWTARLRDSISPALNANRTMGSLGNIVASRIAREFKIGGPSFTLSSEESSGIRALETAVRMLQQRELDQAVVGAVDLAGDLRAVLGQHAVRPFSASGQCRPFDSQADGTVIGEGACAFVLKRLSDAEAAGNRIYAVIRGIGSSNGTPPSPPPNVGGGWGGYNHALQRAYQDSGVAPASIDLLEATADANPEQDRLEAEELTRFFADAADATVLGSVKGAIGHTGAVSGLASLLRGCLALYQEIIPAAGGTETACPELANGPLQLATTPRYWLRNREAGPRRAGVSVCGVDGSCSHVVLEGWDQQPAADAARRHAPLGPCQELLFPLVANSSAELSAELDLLQQRCRATAGSRLELAGLASEYCSRITLQSVQPQGMALVAADADQLEQLIEQGRQTLRQAADSVEIQPGLRDRLFYSREPLVSQGRIAFVFPGSGNHYPAMARDLFCCWPEVLRQQDTENRWLKNQFQPDLFWSGNESALINDNHRAVIFGQVATGCGVSDLVRSFGISPGSVIGYSLGESAALFSTRTWVDRDLMYSRMQQSTLFTHDLAGECRAARTAWGLPDDQQVNWSLGVVMAPADQVRAQLSALSQVYLLIINTPDECVVGGDSAAVAELVSRLGCHFFPLYGVTTVHCEVARPVATPYHDLHLFTTSPPPGVTFYSGAKGDRFEPTRENCAAAILDQALHGIDYPATIEAAYRDGVRLFLEMGPGNSCSRMISRILDGRPHLARSACFNGQDQVLTLLRLLASLIAERVPLDLSPLCMAEPLATQVTSNSPQVRLAVGGKPFHPPQPPVTIHAESVPSNPPRPSLVREGAQPVSSPPDKGGWGVTSSNYATLLQEFSQAQAAQIAAHEAFLNLSNSLTQSMAQALVLQAGLQQALGDDAETNPLQPANPSRPPLVRGGEKPLSAPDKGGWGVAFNREMCLEFAIGKVSTMLGPQFAEVDSFPTRVRLPDEPLMLVDRIIRVEGEPRSMTNGRVITEHDIFPHAWYLDGGRIPTCIAVEAGQADLFLSGYLGIDFITRGLAVYRLLDAVVTFHRGLPGPGETINYDIRIERFFRQGDTWLFRFFFEATVAGEPLLSMRDGCAGFFSSAALEAGKGIVRPLVDPRPTTGIRPADWQDLVPLKREGFTAEQLDKLRQGDLAGCFGPLFSGLAIKQPLTIPGNRMRLVHRVNEIIPHGGRYGQGMIRAEADIHPDDWFITCHFVDDRVMPGTLMYECCMHTLRILLLRIGWVAEASHAVWEPVPGVASKLCCRGQVLETTKVVTYEVTIREIGYRPEPYVIVDALMYADGKPIVEITSMSARLTGTTRQQLEQLWQGRNSSPASYIKPAIYTKEQILAYSNGNPSEGFGDRYLVFDQQRKIARLPGPPFQFMDRVTAVTGEPWQMKAGAAAEAQYDLPSDAWFFGVERQPRMPFCVLLEAALQPCGWLAAYVGSALTTPNDISFRNLGGSAIQHRPVTPDSGTLTCSATMTKVATSGGMIIQEFDFSVADSQGLIYEGQTMFGFFSKEALANQVGIRDAQPYQPSEAEIDRGRSLDYPTNAPFPDRQLRMIDRIELYVADGGPAGLGYLQGIKQVDPEEWFFKAHFFEDPVTPGSLGLESFQQLLKFAAVERWGWQEGTIISSVALQQKHRWLYRGQVVPSNKQVRVTAWITAVDDQQQLMTASGFLAVDDKLIYQMIDFTVRMESLT; from the coding sequence ATGCAGGATTACAGCAGCACGGTTGCCATAGTCGGAATCGGCGCACTCTTTCCTGACGCACCGGATCTGATCCGCTACTGGGAGCTGATCCGTAGCGGGAACAGCGCTGTCCGCGAGGTGCCGCCAGGACGCTGGCAGGTGGCCCCGGAAGAGCTCTTTGACCCGGAGGTGGGCAAGCAGGATCACCTCTACACCACCCGTGGCTGTTTTCTGGACCAGACCCCGCAGCTGCCCGAGCTGGATGGCCTCGATCCGCTGTTTCATGTCCTGGTCAGCGCAGGCAGAAAGGCCTTCAGCGACAGCCGGACCGCAGACCTTGACCTTTCCCGGGTCGGGGTGATCATCGGCAATCTGGCCCTGCCGTCCGAGACCTCCTCACTGCTGGCCCGCAACTGGCTTGGCCGCAGCTTTGAAGAGCAGGTTGTCGGACAGGCTTCCGATCCAATTCCCACCTCTCCGCTTAACCGCTATCTGGCCGGTCTTCCGGCCGGCGTACTTGCTCAACAACTCGGGCTGGGCGGGGTCACCAACACCCTTGATGCCGCCTGCGCCTCATCACTGTATGCCATCAAGCTGGCCATGGATGAGCTGCTCTCCGGCCGCGCCGATGCCATGCTGACCGGCGGGCTTTCCCGGCCTGATCCGCTCTACACCCAGATGGGCTTCAGCCAGCTGCGCGCCCTGTCAAAGCGCGGGATCTGCTCGCCCTTTGATGCGGCCGGCGACGGCCTCTTAACCGGCGAAGGGGCCGGTATCTTCCTGCTGAAGCGCACCAGCGATGCCGTGGCCAGTGGCGACCGGATCTACGGCGTCATCCGGGCAGTGGGTCTTTCCAATGACGTGGGCGGCAGCCTGCTGGCACCGATGTCAGAGGGTCAGTTGCGCGCCATGCGGGCAGCCTACCAACGGGCCGGCTGGCAACCGCAGGATGTTGACCTGATTGAATGCCATGCCACCGGCACCCCGGTTGGCGACGCAGTGGAGGTGGCCAGCCTGAAGGAACTCTGGCAGGGTAGCGACTCCCGCCAAAACTGCGTGATCGGTTCGGTCAAGTCCAACATCGGCCATTTGCTGACCGCTGCCGGGGCAGCAGCCCTGACCAAGGTGCTGCTGGCCATGCAGCATGCAACCCTGCCACCTACTGCAAACTTCTCTGTCCCCCAGCCCGGCATGCAACTGGAACAAAGCCCGTTCAAGGTGTTGACCCGTGCAGAGCCGTGGCAACGCCGTGGCGAAACCATCCCCCGCCGTGCTGCAGTCAGCGCCTTTGGCTTTGGCGGCATCAATGCCCACCTGCTGGTGGAAGAGTGGCTCCCCCGGACAGAGCAGCCCACAAGCAGTGCAATCAACCTCCCCCCCTCAGAGCCGATTGCCATTGTTGGCCTGGACGCCTCCTTTGGTCCCTGGCAGGGTCTGCAGGCAGTGCAGCAGCGGGTGCTGGGAGGCAGCAGCAACGCCGTGGCCCCAACCACTCCCGACAAGCGCTGGTGGGGTGTTGAACAGCGAGCCTGGTTCAAACAGCAGGGGCTTGACCGGACACCGTTCACCGGCTGGTTCATGGATCAGGTCAGGGTCGGCAACAACCGTTTCCGCATCCCTCCCAAGGAGATGGAAGAGATGCAGCCCCAGCAGTTGCTGATGCTGCAGACCGCTGCCAATGCCCTGCAGGATGCCGGTCTGGACAAACAGGACAACCCCGCTACCGGGGTGATGATCGGGATCGCCTTTGACCTGAACAGCACCGGGTTTTCCCTGCGCTGGCCCATGCAGCAGCAGGCCAGAATCTGGGCAGACCGGCTGGGACGGCAGCTGACTGAAAACGAGCTGGCAGACTGGACCGCCAGGCTGCGGGACAGCATCAGCCCTGCCCTGAACGCCAACCGGACCATGGGCAGCCTGGGCAACATTGTGGCCAGCAGGATTGCACGTGAGTTCAAGATCGGCGGCCCCAGCTTTACCCTTTCCAGTGAAGAGAGCTCCGGTATCCGAGCCCTTGAAACCGCTGTCAGGATGCTGCAGCAACGAGAACTGGATCAGGCCGTGGTCGGTGCGGTTGATCTGGCCGGTGATCTGCGGGCAGTGCTGGGCCAGCATGCGGTACGCCCTTTTTCTGCCAGCGGTCAGTGCCGCCCCTTTGACAGCCAGGCTGATGGCACGGTCATTGGCGAAGGTGCCTGCGCCTTTGTGCTGAAACGGCTGTCCGATGCAGAGGCCGCCGGCAACCGGATCTATGCCGTGATCCGCGGCATCGGTTCCAGTAACGGTACCCCCCCCTCGCCCCCCCCTAATGTAGGGGGGGGATGGGGGGGGTACAACCATGCCCTGCAGCGTGCCTATCAGGATAGCGGCGTTGCCCCGGCCAGCATTGACCTGCTTGAGGCCACGGCTGATGCCAATCCCGAACAGGACCGGCTTGAGGCAGAGGAGCTGACCCGTTTCTTTGCCGACGCTGCTGATGCAACAGTGCTGGGCAGCGTCAAGGGGGCCATCGGCCATACCGGTGCCGTATCCGGCCTGGCATCACTGCTGCGGGGCTGCCTTGCCCTGTATCAGGAGATCATCCCGGCTGCCGGCGGCACTGAGACGGCCTGCCCGGAACTGGCCAACGGACCGCTGCAGCTGGCAACCACCCCCCGCTACTGGCTGCGTAACCGGGAAGCCGGTCCGCGCCGGGCCGGTGTATCGGTCTGCGGCGTTGACGGTTCCTGCAGCCACGTGGTGCTGGAAGGGTGGGATCAGCAGCCCGCTGCAGATGCTGCCAGACGGCATGCGCCGTTGGGACCGTGTCAGGAGCTGCTCTTTCCGCTGGTTGCCAACAGCAGTGCCGAGCTGTCAGCAGAGCTGGATCTGCTGCAGCAGCGTTGCCGCGCCACTGCCGGTAGCAGGCTGGAGCTGGCAGGGCTGGCATCTGAATACTGCAGCAGGATCACCCTGCAGTCGGTACAACCGCAAGGGATGGCACTGGTGGCGGCCGATGCAGACCAGCTTGAGCAACTGATTGAGCAGGGCCGGCAGACCCTGCGGCAGGCTGCCGACTCTGTCGAGATCCAGCCCGGCCTGCGGGACCGGCTGTTCTACAGCAGGGAACCGTTGGTCAGCCAGGGACGGATCGCCTTTGTGTTCCCCGGCTCCGGCAATCATTACCCTGCCATGGCCAGGGATCTGTTTTGCTGCTGGCCCGAGGTTCTGCGGCAGCAGGACACAGAAAACCGCTGGTTGAAAAATCAGTTCCAGCCGGATCTATTCTGGTCCGGCAACGAGAGTGCCCTGATCAATGACAACCACCGGGCCGTGATCTTTGGCCAGGTGGCCACCGGCTGCGGTGTCAGTGACCTGGTGCGCAGCTTCGGCATCAGCCCCGGCAGTGTGATCGGCTACAGCCTGGGTGAGTCAGCCGCCCTGTTCTCCACCCGCACCTGGGTGGATCGCGACCTGATGTACAGCCGGATGCAGCAATCAACCCTGTTTACCCATGACCTGGCCGGTGAGTGCCGGGCAGCCCGGACCGCCTGGGGGCTGCCGGATGACCAGCAGGTCAACTGGAGCCTGGGGGTCGTGATGGCCCCGGCTGATCAGGTACGGGCACAGCTCAGCGCATTGTCGCAGGTCTATCTGCTGATCATCAATACCCCTGATGAATGCGTGGTGGGTGGTGACAGCGCTGCAGTTGCCGAGCTGGTCAGCCGTCTGGGCTGCCACTTCTTCCCGCTCTACGGTGTGACCACCGTGCATTGCGAAGTGGCCCGACCGGTGGCAACCCCGTACCATGACCTGCACCTGTTTACGACCAGCCCGCCCCCGGGGGTGACCTTCTACAGTGGCGCCAAGGGGGATCGTTTTGAACCGACCCGCGAGAACTGCGCCGCAGCGATCCTGGATCAGGCACTGCACGGGATTGATTATCCGGCCACCATTGAGGCTGCCTACCGTGATGGCGTGCGACTGTTTCTGGAAATGGGGCCCGGCAACTCCTGCAGCAGGATGATCAGCCGGATCCTGGATGGACGCCCGCACCTGGCCCGTTCCGCCTGTTTCAACGGCCAGGATCAGGTACTGACCCTGCTGCGGCTGCTGGCCAGCCTGATTGCCGAGCGGGTGCCGCTGGACCTGTCACCACTCTGCATGGCTGAGCCGCTTGCAACCCAGGTCACAAGCAACAGCCCACAGGTCCGGCTGGCTGTCGGTGGTAAACCGTTTCATCCGCCGCAACCGCCGGTGACAATCCATGCAGAATCAGTCCCCTCTAACCCTCCCCGACCCTCCCTTGTCAGGGAGGGAGCACAACCTGTTTCTAGCCCCCCTGACAAGGGGGGATGGGGGGTTACTTCTTCTAACTATGCTACCCTGTTGCAGGAGTTCAGTCAGGCCCAGGCTGCCCAGATTGCAGCCCACGAGGCGTTCTTGAACCTCAGCAACAGCCTGACCCAATCCATGGCACAGGCCCTGGTGCTCCAGGCCGGCCTGCAACAGGCCCTGGGTGATGATGCAGAGACAAACCCACTCCAGCCCGCAAACCCCTCCCGTCCTCCCCTTGTCAGGGGAGGAGAAAAGCCTTTAAGCGCTCCTGACAAGGGGGGTTGGGGGGTTGCCTTTAACCGTGAGATGTGCCTGGAGTTCGCCATCGGGAAGGTCAGCACGATGCTGGGGCCGCAGTTTGCCGAGGTGGATAGTTTCCCTACCCGGGTACGCCTGCCGGATGAGCCGCTGATGCTGGTGGACCGGATTATCCGGGTCGAGGGTGAGCCACGCTCCATGACCAATGGCCGGGTGATCACCGAGCATGACATCTTTCCCCATGCCTGGTACCTGGATGGTGGCCGGATACCGACCTGTATCGCGGTTGAGGCGGGTCAGGCCGACCTGTTCCTGTCCGGGTATCTGGGGATCGACTTCATCACCAGAGGACTGGCGGTTTACCGTCTGCTGGATGCGGTGGTGACCTTCCACCGTGGTCTGCCCGGCCCTGGTGAGACCATCAACTATGATATCCGGATTGAGCGTTTTTTCCGCCAGGGCGACACCTGGCTGTTCCGCTTCTTCTTTGAGGCAACCGTGGCTGGTGAGCCGCTGCTCTCCATGCGGGACGGCTGCGCCGGGTTCTTCTCATCCGCCGCCCTTGAGGCCGGTAAAGGGATTGTCAGACCACTGGTTGACCCGCGTCCAACAACAGGGATCAGACCGGCTGACTGGCAGGATCTGGTACCCCTGAAGCGGGAAGGGTTCACGGCTGAGCAGCTTGACAAACTGCGCCAGGGTGATCTGGCCGGCTGCTTTGGTCCTTTGTTCAGCGGCCTGGCTATCAAGCAGCCCCTGACCATTCCGGGCAACAGGATGCGTCTGGTACACCGGGTCAATGAGATCATCCCCCATGGTGGACGCTACGGCCAGGGAATGATCCGGGCTGAGGCGGATATTCACCCGGATGACTGGTTCATCACCTGCCACTTTGTGGATGACCGGGTCATGCCCGGCACCCTGATGTACGAGTGCTGCATGCATACCCTGCGGATTCTGCTGCTGCGGATCGGCTGGGTGGCTGAAGCGAGCCATGCGGTCTGGGAGCCGGTGCCCGGGGTGGCCAGCAAGCTCTGCTGCCGTGGTCAGGTACTGGAGACCACCAAAGTGGTCACCTATGAGGTCACCATCCGCGAGATCGGCTATCGCCCGGAACCGTATGTGATTGTGGATGCCCTGATGTATGCCGATGGCAAGCCGATTGTGGAGATCACCAGCATGTCGGCCCGCCTGACCGGCACCACCAGGCAGCAACTTGAACAGCTCTGGCAGGGACGTAACAGCAGTCCGGCCAGCTATATCAAGCCAGCCATCTACACAAAAGAGCAAATTCTTGCATATAGCAACGGCAACCCCTCGGAAGGCTTTGGCGACCGCTACCTGGTCTTTGACCAGCAGCGCAAGATCGCCCGTCTGCCCGGCCCGCCGTTCCAGTTCATGGACCGGGTCACCGCAGTCACCGGTGAGCCGTGGCAGATGAAGGCCGGAGCCGCAGCCGAGGCCCAGTACGACCTGCCGTCTGACGCCTGGTTCTTTGGGGTGGAACGTCAGCCCCGTATGCCGTTCTGTGTGCTTCTGGAGGCAGCCCTGCAGCCCTGCGGCTGGCTGGCAGCCTATGTGGGCTCAGCCCTGACTACCCCCAACGACATCTCGTTCCGCAACCTGGGCGGCAGTGCCATCCAGCACCGCCCCGTGACCCCGGATAGCGGCACCCTGACCTGCAGTGCCACCATGACCAAGGTGGCCACCAGCGGCGGCATGATCATCCAGGAGTTTGACTTTAGCGTGGCTGACAGCCAGGGGCTGATCTACGAAGGCCAGACCATGTTCGGGTTCTTCTCAAAGGAGGCGTTGGCCAACCAGGTCGGTATCCGCGATGCCCAGCCCTACCAGCCGTCAGAGGCGGAAATTGACCGGGGCCGCAGCCTTGACTATCCAACCAACGCCCCGTTCCCAGACCGGCAGCTGCGGATGATCGACAGGATCGAGCTGTACGTGGCCGATGGCGGCCCGGCTGGGCTGGGCTACCTGCAGGGGATTAAACAGGTTGATCCTGAGGAATGGTTCTTTAAGGCACACTTCTTTGAGGACCCGGTTACCCCCGGTTCTCTGGGGCTGGAGTCATTCCAGCAGTTGTTGAAGTTTGCGGCTGTTGAACGCTGGGGCTGGCAGGAAGGCACTATCATCTCCAGCGTGGCCCTGCAGCAGAAGCACCGCTGGCTCTACCGCGGCCAGGTGGTGCCTTCAAACAAGCAGGTCCGGGTCACCGCCTGGATCACTGCAGTGGATGATCAGCAGCAGCTGATGACTGCCAGCGGTTTCCTGGCCGTGGATGACAAGCTGATCTATCAGATGATTGATTTTACCGTGAGAATGGAATCCCTGACATGA
- a CDS encoding 3-oxoacyl-ACP synthase III: MKYQKVVIEALEYELAPVVVSSSDLEARLEPLYRELRIAPGQLQALTGIRERRWWEPGYPLSHGAIMAARKALLSAGIAASEIGALVYTGVCREQFEPATACRVADGLGISGDVAIFDLSNACLGVLNGILDMANRIELGQIKAGLVVSCESAREINEVMIAKMLEERNMQHFAHSLATLTGGSGAVAVLLTDGSFGSSAPHRLLGGITKAAPQHHNLCLWGVGPDGKGGYQQSMATDGVNVMNHGVELGRRTWEAFLPHVGWKAEQVDRVICHQVGSAHQSMILKTLGVPADKDFTTYEFLGNMGTVSLPLTAALAVERDILLPGDRVAFLGIGSGLNCMMLGIEW; the protein is encoded by the coding sequence ATGAAGTATCAGAAGGTAGTAATTGAGGCGTTGGAATACGAACTGGCGCCGGTGGTGGTTTCCAGCAGTGATCTTGAGGCACGGCTGGAGCCGCTCTACCGCGAACTGCGGATTGCACCGGGCCAGTTGCAGGCCTTGACCGGTATCCGTGAGCGGCGCTGGTGGGAGCCGGGCTACCCGCTTTCCCATGGCGCCATCATGGCAGCCCGCAAGGCGCTGCTCAGCGCCGGTATTGCCGCCAGCGAGATCGGCGCCCTGGTCTACACCGGCGTCTGCCGTGAGCAGTTTGAACCGGCCACCGCCTGCCGGGTGGCAGACGGCCTGGGGATCAGCGGTGATGTGGCGATCTTTGACCTTTCCAACGCCTGCCTGGGGGTGTTAAACGGCATCCTGGACATGGCCAACCGGATCGAGCTGGGCCAGATCAAGGCCGGTCTGGTGGTTTCCTGCGAATCAGCACGCGAGATCAATGAGGTCATGATTGCCAAGATGCTGGAAGAACGCAACATGCAGCATTTTGCCCATTCCCTTGCCACCCTGACCGGTGGTTCCGGTGCCGTGGCAGTGCTGTTGACCGATGGTTCATTCGGCAGCAGTGCCCCCCATCGGCTACTGGGCGGCATCACCAAGGCAGCTCCGCAGCACCACAACCTCTGCCTGTGGGGAGTGGGGCCGGACGGTAAGGGCGGTTACCAGCAGTCCATGGCCACTGACGGGGTCAATGTCATGAACCATGGCGTGGAGCTGGGGCGCCGCACCTGGGAGGCGTTTCTGCCCCATGTGGGCTGGAAGGCGGAACAGGTTGACCGGGTGATCTGCCACCAGGTCGGCTCAGCCCACCAGAGCATGATCCTGAAGACCCTGGGGGTGCCTGCCGACAAGGACTTCACCACCTATGAATTCCTGGGCAACATGGGTACTGTCTCCCTGCCGCTGACCGCAGCGTTGGCGGTGGAGCGGGATATCCTGCTGCCTGGCGACCGGGTGGCATTCCTGGGGATAGGCAGCGGTCTGAACTGTATGATGCTGGGGATAGAATGGTGA
- a CDS encoding alpha/beta fold hydrolase translates to MALDLAKEYPFKSNYLDLNGLKYHYLDEGNGSPVVMLHGNPSWSFYYRNLVKTLSNRFRCIVPDHIGCGLSDKPGDDRYDYTLPQRVDDLEQLLDSLQLNEKITLVVHDWGGMIGMTYAVRHPERISRLVILNTGAFPLPKAKPFPLGLRICRDTWLGTLLVRGFNAFSRGAARVGCKENPMSSELRALYELPYDSWQNRIATLRFVQDIPLQPGDRNYDLICAVADGINQFAGLPMLILWGELDFVFDHHFLAEWQTRFPKAELHRFPQAGHYILEDRKDAVIPLINEFLDRT, encoded by the coding sequence ATGGCATTGGATCTGGCAAAAGAATATCCCTTCAAAAGCAACTACCTCGACCTGAACGGCCTCAAGTACCACTATCTGGATGAGGGCAACGGCTCGCCGGTGGTGATGTTGCATGGCAACCCGTCCTGGTCGTTCTACTACCGCAATCTGGTCAAGACGCTCTCCAACCGTTTCCGTTGCATTGTGCCGGACCATATCGGCTGCGGCCTGTCGGACAAGCCGGGGGATGACCGCTACGACTACACCCTGCCACAACGGGTGGATGATCTGGAACAGCTGCTGGACAGCCTGCAGCTGAACGAGAAGATCACCCTGGTGGTGCATGACTGGGGCGGCATGATCGGCATGACCTATGCGGTGCGCCACCCGGAGCGGATCAGCCGGCTGGTGATCCTGAACACCGGTGCCTTTCCATTGCCAAAGGCCAAACCGTTTCCCCTGGGCCTGAGGATCTGCCGCGACACCTGGCTGGGCACCCTGCTGGTGCGAGGCTTCAATGCCTTCAGCCGTGGTGCTGCCCGGGTGGGCTGCAAAGAGAATCCGATGTCTAGCGAGTTGCGGGCGCTGTACGAGCTGCCCTATGACTCCTGGCAGAACCGGATCGCCACCCTGCGCTTTGTGCAGGATATCCCGCTGCAACCGGGTGACCGCAACTATGACCTGATCTGCGCTGTGGCGGACGGCATCAACCAGTTTGCTGGCCTACCGATGCTGATTCTCTGGGGTGAGCTTGATTTTGTCTTTGACCACCACTTCCTGGCCGAATGGCAGACCCGCTTCCCCAAGGCAGAACTGCACCGTTTCCCGCAGGCCGGGCATTACATCCTGGAAGACCGCAAGGATGCGGTGATACCTCTGATCAACGAATTCCTGGACCGGACATGA
- a CDS encoding fatty acid CoA ligase family protein: MTGSSLVNIAAHLPRMAQLQPDTTAIIFPKGNQQLTFQELDRLSDRICHGLTANNISQGTRTVLMVTPSPEFFALTFALFKLGAVPVLIDPGLGIKNLKSCLAEAQPSAFIGIPKAQLARLLFGWAEQTLKTIITVGPRLFWGGSILNALIKASPDTPFTPAETSAEDQAAILFTSGSTGPPKGAVYSHGNFSAQVEALKQVYRIQPGEIDLPTFPLFALFAPALGMTAVIPEMDFTRPGSVDPQKIISAITTYKATTMFGSPALINRVGRYGAERGIKLPTLQRVISAGAPVPAVVLERFSRMLQPGVEIFTPYGATESLPVCSIGSSEILGETRAVTENGGGVCIGKPVDSIRVELIRISDEPITAWSDDLRVAPGQVGEIVVQGPQVTRGYFQRPEADLLSKISDPSGGFFHRMGDLGRQDSEGRLWFCGRKSHRVESAQGPLFTIPVEAVFNTHPAVYRSALVGIGPKGSQQPVICIEPEQGISISQEQLRSELLGIAASHPHTREVSTILFHPAFPVDIRHNAKIFREKLAIWAAEQLA, translated from the coding sequence ATGACCGGTAGCAGCCTGGTCAACATCGCCGCCCATCTGCCCAGGATGGCGCAGCTGCAGCCGGATACCACGGCGATCATCTTCCCCAAAGGCAATCAGCAGCTGACCTTTCAGGAGCTGGATCGTCTCTCTGACCGGATCTGCCACGGCCTGACAGCCAACAACATCAGCCAAGGCACCCGCACCGTGCTGATGGTCACCCCTTCGCCGGAGTTCTTTGCGTTAACCTTTGCCCTGTTCAAGCTGGGGGCAGTGCCGGTACTGATTGATCCCGGTCTGGGAATCAAAAACCTCAAGAGCTGTCTGGCCGAGGCGCAACCGAGCGCCTTTATCGGCATTCCCAAGGCACAGCTTGCCCGTCTGCTGTTCGGCTGGGCAGAGCAGACGCTTAAAACCATCATTACGGTGGGGCCGCGTCTGTTCTGGGGCGGCAGCATCCTGAACGCGCTGATCAAGGCATCCCCTGACACCCCGTTTACGCCTGCGGAGACGTCTGCAGAGGATCAGGCAGCCATCCTGTTTACCAGCGGCAGCACCGGCCCTCCCAAGGGCGCGGTCTACAGCCATGGCAACTTCAGCGCCCAGGTTGAGGCCTTAAAGCAGGTCTACAGGATCCAGCCCGGTGAGATTGACCTGCCCACCTTTCCACTGTTTGCCCTGTTTGCCCCGGCCCTGGGTATGACCGCCGTCATCCCGGAGATGGACTTTACCCGGCCCGGTTCGGTTGATCCGCAAAAGATCATCTCTGCCATTACAACCTATAAGGCCACCACCATGTTCGGCTCACCGGCCCTGATCAATCGGGTTGGCCGTTACGGTGCCGAGCGGGGTATCAAACTGCCGACCCTGCAACGGGTGATCTCAGCAGGGGCACCGGTGCCGGCTGTGGTGCTGGAGCGGTTCAGCAGGATGTTACAACCTGGGGTGGAGATTTTTACCCCCTATGGTGCCACTGAGTCGTTGCCGGTCTGCTCCATCGGCAGTAGCGAGATCCTGGGGGAGACCCGCGCTGTTACCGAGAACGGCGGTGGGGTCTGCATCGGCAAGCCGGTAGACAGTATCCGGGTTGAGTTGATCAGGATCAGCGATGAACCGATTACGGCCTGGAGTGATGATCTGCGTGTTGCACCGGGTCAGGTAGGCGAGATTGTGGTACAGGGACCGCAGGTGACCCGTGGTTATTTCCAACGTCCCGAGGCAGATCTGCTTTCCAAGATCAGCGACCCATCCGGCGGTTTTTTCCACCGCATGGGGGATCTGGGCAGGCAGGACAGCGAGGGCAGACTCTGGTTCTGCGGCCGCAAATCACACCGGGTTGAGTCCGCCCAAGGCCCGCTGTTCACCATTCCGGTGGAGGCGGTCTTTAACACCCATCCGGCAGTCTACCGCAGCGCCCTGGTTGGCATCGGCCCCAAAGGCAGCCAGCAGCCGGTCATCTGCATTGAACCGGAACAGGGGATCAGTATCAGTCAGGAACAGCTGCGGTCTGAACTGTTGGGCATTGCAGCCAGTCATCCCCATACCAGGGAAGTCAGCACCATCCTGTTTCACCCTGCCTTTCCGGTGGATATCCGCCATAACGCCAAGATCTTCCGAGAAAAGCTGGCCATCTGGGCTGCGGAGCAACTGGCATGA